In Lysinibacillus sp. FSL M8-0337, the following proteins share a genomic window:
- a CDS encoding virulence factor, whose product MKILTIEPTPSPNSMKIIVDTELPFGKSFNFTKDNKGEATGEAAAILAIEGVKGVYHVADFFAVERNAKYGWESILSSIRQVLGEDVAEASDIQIANEFYGEVYVHVQFYKQVPLQVKVFDNQREYRVSCGDRFVDAFNNIIATDVDENYIFQRKWIDYGVRYGELEEIAEAVKQEIDVTYSAQRLADIVATANDTEKTNQKPAKLKITVEQFQQPEWEKRFQLLDQMADPELDDLPLLDLALQDEQMSIRRLATVYLGMIEDVAVVPYLEKALRDKSAAVRRTAGDCMSDLGFVEFEEAMQQALQDKNKLVRWRAAMYLYEVGTEQSLQALKAVEDDKEFEVKLQVKMAIARIEQGEEAKGSVWKQMTESRQQ is encoded by the coding sequence ATGAAAATACTTACAATTGAACCGACACCAAGTCCTAATTCAATGAAGATTATCGTCGATACGGAGTTACCGTTTGGCAAAAGCTTTAACTTTACAAAGGACAACAAAGGCGAAGCGACAGGAGAAGCGGCAGCTATTTTAGCCATAGAAGGGGTTAAAGGCGTCTATCATGTAGCGGACTTCTTTGCAGTCGAACGTAATGCAAAGTACGGCTGGGAAAGTATTTTATCGAGCATTCGACAAGTATTGGGGGAAGATGTAGCGGAAGCTAGCGACATCCAAATTGCCAATGAATTTTACGGTGAAGTTTATGTCCATGTCCAATTCTATAAGCAAGTGCCGTTACAAGTAAAAGTATTTGACAATCAGCGAGAATATCGTGTGAGCTGTGGTGATCGTTTTGTCGATGCATTTAATAACATTATTGCTACAGATGTCGATGAAAACTACATCTTCCAACGTAAATGGATTGACTATGGCGTTCGATATGGTGAACTTGAGGAAATTGCGGAAGCGGTCAAACAGGAAATCGATGTGACCTATTCTGCACAACGTTTAGCTGATATTGTTGCAACGGCGAATGATACAGAAAAGACCAATCAAAAACCGGCTAAGCTAAAAATAACGGTGGAACAGTTCCAACAGCCTGAATGGGAAAAACGTTTCCAATTACTTGATCAAATGGCAGATCCCGAGCTTGATGATTTACCACTTTTAGATTTAGCGTTGCAAGATGAGCAAATGTCCATCCGTCGTTTGGCAACGGTCTACTTAGGCATGATTGAAGATGTAGCAGTAGTACCATACTTGGAAAAAGCATTGCGTGATAAAAGTGCTGCGGTGCGCCGTACAGCAGGAGACTGTATGAGTGACTTAGGATTTGTGGAGTTTGAAGAGGCAATGCAACAAGCATTACAAGATAAAAATAAACTTGTCCGCTGGCGCGCAGCAATGTACCTATATGAAGTAGGAACAGAGCAATCTTTACAAGCGTTAAAGGCAGTCGAAGATGACAAAGAATTTGAAGTGAAACTCCAAGTGAAAATGGCGATCGCCCGTATTGAGCAAGGGGAAGAAGCAAAAGGCTCAGTGTGGAAGCAAATGACCGAATCACGTCAACAATAA
- a CDS encoding alpha/beta hydrolase, whose protein sequence is MENRVHPELRTFFSAMEDLHLTRENIAQSRGAMNEMLSGDEVKMENVMISERFIASPNGAPDVRIRIYEPVEKYGAVPAILYIHGGGFIIGSIEMFDASCQMLVAQLDCVVVSVGYRLAPEHPYPAGVEDCYTALEWLAANASELGIDLTRLAVHGASAGGGLTAAVSLLARDRKGPKIAFQMPLYPMIDNRCILPSNDEITDARVWNGPQNQRAWEMYLGPHYATEAPIYAAPLHADDYANLPPTYTFIGNLDPFRDETIEYVARLTKAGVPTEFHLYPGCFHGFEHMVPQVEISQRAIANYMYAFKKAFEKAASPTT, encoded by the coding sequence GTGGAAAACCGAGTACACCCTGAATTAAGAACGTTCTTTTCAGCTATGGAAGATTTGCATTTAACAAGAGAGAATATTGCACAGTCGCGTGGTGCGATGAATGAAATGCTTAGCGGTGACGAAGTAAAAATGGAGAATGTTATGATATCAGAGCGCTTTATTGCTAGTCCTAACGGGGCCCCAGACGTTCGTATTCGCATTTATGAACCAGTTGAAAAATATGGCGCTGTACCTGCTATTTTATATATTCATGGTGGGGGATTTATCATTGGCTCAATCGAGATGTTTGATGCAAGTTGTCAGATGCTTGTTGCTCAATTAGATTGTGTTGTCGTTTCAGTTGGCTATCGCTTAGCACCTGAACATCCTTACCCTGCTGGTGTAGAAGATTGCTATACAGCCCTTGAATGGCTAGCGGCAAATGCTTCTGAACTAGGGATTGATTTAACACGGCTTGCTGTCCATGGTGCAAGTGCTGGAGGTGGATTAACTGCCGCGGTTTCCTTGTTGGCACGGGATCGAAAAGGGCCGAAAATTGCTTTTCAAATGCCACTTTATCCGATGATTGATAATCGTTGTATTTTACCGTCAAATGATGAAATTACTGATGCTAGAGTATGGAATGGCCCGCAAAATCAGCGTGCATGGGAAATGTATTTAGGGCCTCATTACGCTACTGAAGCGCCTATTTATGCAGCTCCTCTGCATGCAGACGATTATGCTAATCTTCCTCCTACGTATACATTTATCGGCAATTTGGATCCATTCCGTGATGAAACCATTGAATATGTTGCGAGGCTTACAAAAGCGGGCGTACCGACCGAATTTCATCTATATCCTGGATGCTTTCATGGCTTTGAACACATGGTCCCACAAGTAGAAATTAGTCAACGAGCAATTGCAAATTATATGTATGCCTTTAAGAAAGCATTTGAAAAAGCGGCTTCACCTACTACTTAA
- a CDS encoding Rrf2 family transcriptional regulator translates to MQLLIQSGDLGPKWFHVALRAIVLMAESKELLKSNVIAETLGEDATFIRKMLAKLAEQDYVQAHSGRYGGYCLNKTPAQITMQDIYKVLGNDNETPYWSVPSTGSERFISMVIAKAEKTFQSVLADYTIQDILENRSQ, encoded by the coding sequence ATGCAGTTACTTATCCAATCGGGTGATCTTGGGCCAAAATGGTTCCATGTCGCATTGCGAGCAATTGTCCTAATGGCGGAATCGAAGGAACTACTAAAAAGTAATGTGATTGCAGAGACACTAGGGGAAGATGCTACATTCATTAGAAAAATGCTCGCAAAACTCGCAGAACAGGATTATGTACAGGCGCATAGTGGTCGCTATGGGGGCTATTGTCTCAATAAAACACCAGCGCAAATTACGATGCAAGATATTTATAAAGTGTTAGGAAATGACAATGAAACACCCTATTGGTCGGTGCCATCTACCGGTTCAGAACGTTTTATCTCCATGGTTATTGCAAAAGCCGAAAAAACGTTTCAATCGGTACTGGCCGACTATACAATTCAAGATATTTTGGAGAATAGAAGTCAATAG
- a CDS encoding DUF3885 domain-containing protein, producing MQLNDFMHENYADLQLRPPLFYSWDIGIRFELGVNWKREYDYPNNPYVLGCYKRAITLFEALHSPNEEIFVVMDIHDVKNNRNLKRKLKNFPRYVNKSLLLKLKHEALPYIFPEDDEDGKLITHRFTLQCKTFDFNYIPLLKAICNQDLGLKPQIYYDVYFININMKTIFHVYDDRGCDLLATSPATIKHIYKKHNDWILDYDRAEIDKVFNRT from the coding sequence ATGCAGTTAAATGACTTTATGCACGAAAATTACGCCGATTTACAACTTCGACCACCTTTATTTTATAGTTGGGATATAGGGATTCGTTTTGAACTTGGGGTTAATTGGAAAAGAGAATATGATTATCCAAATAACCCTTATGTGTTAGGGTGTTATAAAAGAGCGATTACTTTATTTGAAGCACTGCATAGTCCAAATGAAGAGATTTTTGTAGTGATGGATATTCATGATGTTAAAAATAATAGAAACTTAAAACGTAAATTAAAAAATTTTCCACGTTATGTGAACAAATCTTTATTGTTGAAATTAAAGCATGAAGCGTTACCGTATATATTCCCTGAAGATGATGAAGATGGGAAATTAATAACGCATCGATTTACTTTACAATGTAAAACGTTTGATTTTAACTATATTCCACTGTTAAAAGCCATTTGCAATCAAGACTTGGGGTTGAAACCGCAGATTTACTATGATGTTTACTTCATAAATATTAATATGAAAACCATTTTTCATGTCTACGATGATAGAGGTTGTGATTTGTTGGCAACTTCTCCCGCTACAATAAAACATATTTACAAGAAGCATAATGACTGGATTTTAGACTATGACAGAGCGGAAATTGATAAGGTTTTTAACAGAACATAG
- a CDS encoding M20 family metallopeptidase produces the protein MLEPTIKTTATYQRDRETVIALTQKLVRIESVYRENDPHGNEQEVANYVAQYLRASGIKTFVEEVVPGRPNVIGIIDSGKPGKTLLFEGHTDVVTEGNREAWTYDPFGAEIIDGRMYGRGTNDTKGNLACMITACQSLLLDGEEFTGKIILCIPCDEEGLMLGIKHFIRKGWADGVDGAIICEPQENNVCIAQRGAIRLQVDIFGKMAHGAISWSGINPNWRMARLIVELEKLEKEEQARLGRDPMLNWPSITPTILRAPVKGDAQINVIPDHCMTTLDIRTVPAQDHDELLGKIDAIIQRLQADDPDFKVELTVLDNRPATATAKEQPVVQAIYEAVAEVTQKEPIYNGVPGATDGTFLHVYGIPIVTIGAGDRELPHQIDEYVDIEELAETTAIYRLAALKFLAGDA, from the coding sequence ATGCTTGAACCAACTATCAAGACAACGGCAACGTATCAACGAGATCGGGAAACGGTTATTGCCTTAACACAAAAGCTCGTGCGGATTGAAAGTGTCTACCGCGAAAATGACCCGCATGGCAATGAACAGGAAGTAGCCAATTACGTGGCGCAATACTTGCGGGCTAGCGGTATTAAAACGTTTGTGGAAGAAGTTGTGCCTGGTAGACCAAATGTTATTGGCATTATTGATTCGGGGAAGCCAGGGAAAACGCTACTTTTTGAAGGACATACAGATGTTGTAACCGAAGGCAATCGTGAAGCATGGACATACGATCCTTTCGGTGCGGAAATTATTGATGGACGAATGTATGGACGCGGGACGAATGATACAAAAGGTAATCTCGCTTGTATGATAACAGCTTGTCAGTCATTGCTACTAGATGGGGAGGAATTTACGGGCAAAATTATTTTATGTATCCCATGTGATGAAGAAGGGCTTATGTTAGGCATAAAACATTTTATTCGCAAGGGCTGGGCGGATGGCGTAGATGGTGCCATTATTTGTGAGCCACAAGAAAATAATGTTTGCATTGCACAACGCGGTGCTATTCGCTTACAGGTCGATATTTTCGGCAAAATGGCACATGGCGCGATTTCTTGGAGTGGCATTAATCCGAATTGGCGGATGGCACGCTTGATTGTGGAGCTTGAAAAGTTAGAAAAAGAAGAGCAAGCGCGTTTAGGTCGTGATCCAATGCTTAACTGGCCATCCATTACACCAACGATTTTACGTGCACCAGTAAAAGGGGATGCGCAAATTAATGTAATCCCTGATCATTGTATGACGACGCTAGATATTCGCACCGTTCCAGCCCAGGATCATGATGAATTATTAGGCAAAATCGATGCCATTATTCAACGACTCCAAGCAGATGATCCAGACTTTAAAGTGGAGCTTACGGTGCTGGATAATCGCCCAGCAACCGCTACTGCAAAAGAACAGCCAGTTGTCCAGGCTATTTACGAAGCGGTAGCAGAGGTGACGCAAAAAGAGCCGATTTATAACGGAGTGCCAGGTGCTACGGATGGAACCTTCCTCCATGTATATGGTATACCAATCGTCACTATTGGGGCGGGTGACCGTGAACTACCGCATCAAATTGATGAATATGTCGATATTGAAGAGCTTGCAGAAACGACGGCTATTTATCGTTTAGCAGCATTAAAGTTTTTAGCAGGTGATGCATAA
- a CDS encoding tartrate dehydrogenase, with protein sequence MVKIAVIPGDGIGKEVMAEALKVLAQLRQDEPSLDIETNIFPWSSDYYVQHGCMMPKDALTTLRNYDAILFGAIGDARVPDDVTIWEFIMPIRKQFQQYVNFRPVKSLQGIASPLANSKDIDMVIFRENTEGEYSNSGGHIYHNQPQEMAIQNTIMTRLGVEKIVQAACDYANQNGKSKITSATKSNAIIYAMKFWDEITKDVVAQASPTLTLESLYIDALVAYFVERPQDFEVVVASNLFGDILSDLGSALVGGLGLSPSANLNPEKAFPSMFEPVHGSAPNIAGKGIANPIAQIWSLALLLGHIGRPDLEKRIVAAIEAVLIEGAVQTADIGGQATTTQMGDAICQALENIKQTARGV encoded by the coding sequence ATGGTCAAAATCGCAGTTATTCCTGGAGACGGTATTGGTAAGGAAGTGATGGCAGAAGCATTAAAAGTGCTTGCACAACTGCGGCAAGATGAACCATCTTTAGACATTGAAACGAACATTTTTCCGTGGAGCTCGGATTATTATGTGCAGCATGGTTGTATGATGCCAAAAGATGCGCTCACTACATTAAGAAACTATGATGCGATATTATTCGGTGCGATTGGTGATGCGCGTGTACCAGATGATGTTACGATATGGGAATTTATTATGCCGATTCGTAAACAATTCCAGCAATATGTCAATTTTAGACCAGTCAAATCACTACAGGGCATTGCTTCACCATTGGCGAATAGCAAAGATATCGATATGGTTATTTTCCGTGAAAATACAGAAGGGGAATATTCGAATAGTGGTGGACATATTTATCACAACCAGCCACAGGAAATGGCGATTCAAAATACGATAATGACACGGCTCGGTGTTGAAAAAATTGTACAAGCCGCGTGTGATTATGCTAATCAAAATGGCAAGTCGAAAATTACCAGTGCAACGAAATCAAACGCCATTATCTATGCTATGAAATTTTGGGATGAGATTACGAAAGATGTTGTGGCACAAGCTTCGCCAACTTTAACGTTGGAATCTCTCTATATCGATGCATTAGTCGCTTATTTTGTAGAGCGGCCGCAAGATTTTGAAGTAGTAGTGGCATCGAATTTATTCGGCGATATATTATCGGATTTAGGGTCGGCACTTGTTGGGGGGCTAGGGTTATCTCCTTCGGCAAATTTAAATCCTGAAAAAGCGTTTCCATCAATGTTTGAACCAGTGCACGGTTCTGCACCCAATATTGCAGGGAAAGGGATTGCCAATCCGATTGCGCAAATTTGGTCACTTGCTTTATTGCTTGGGCATATTGGAAGACCTGATTTAGAAAAGCGAATCGTTGCGGCAATTGAAGCAGTGTTAATCGAGGGAGCCGTGCAAACAGCAGATATTGGCGGACAGGCAACAACTACACAGATGGGGGATGCTATTTGTCAGGCGCTTGAAAACATTAAACAAACAGCAAGGGGTGTGTAA
- a CDS encoding glucose 1-dehydrogenase, translating into MAVTQQVIIVTGAGGGMGKAIIEDQLDRGHIVIGLDLSVTSLAHLAQQSLQTYEVNVLQEDSIQAIVHEVYVKYGRIDGLVNALGIAQAATPIEQVTMDDWNRLMDVNVKSLFITTKAIVPYMKKRKKGSIVTIASISAVRPRPGLQAYIASKGAAESFSRGLAIELASHQIRVNTIHPGPADTQMLAQFTAHNADAEHAKHNVFIQSVPLGRLVAPSDIAGAVSYLLSDVACMVTGTTLHVDGGRGL; encoded by the coding sequence ATGGCAGTTACACAGCAAGTGATCATTGTAACAGGTGCTGGGGGAGGAATGGGGAAGGCGATCATAGAAGACCAACTTGACCGAGGACATATTGTGATAGGTCTTGATTTATCGGTTACTTCACTCGCACATCTAGCGCAACAATCTTTGCAAACATATGAAGTCAATGTTTTGCAAGAAGATAGCATACAAGCCATTGTCCATGAAGTTTACGTCAAGTATGGACGAATTGATGGCTTGGTCAATGCATTAGGCATTGCACAGGCTGCGACGCCGATTGAGCAAGTAACAATGGATGATTGGAATCGACTAATGGACGTAAATGTGAAAAGTCTGTTTATTACAACAAAGGCCATTGTGCCGTATATGAAGAAGCGCAAAAAAGGGTCGATTGTGACCATTGCATCGATTTCTGCGGTGCGTCCTCGTCCCGGTTTGCAGGCGTATATTGCTTCTAAAGGAGCGGCGGAAAGCTTTTCACGTGGGCTGGCAATTGAGCTTGCCTCCCATCAAATTCGGGTCAATACTATTCATCCAGGACCAGCAGACACGCAAATGCTAGCACAGTTTACTGCACATAATGCAGATGCTGAACATGCAAAGCACAATGTTTTTATACAATCAGTGCCACTTGGACGTTTAGTCGCTCCATCTGATATTGCAGGTGCCGTAAGTTACCTACTATCAGATGTAGCATGTATGGTAACAGGGACAACGTTACATGTAGACGGAGGCCGTGGCTTATAG
- a CDS encoding aldehyde dehydrogenase family protein — translation MQIIPMLINGKWVQGDGQAFIDVVNPSTGEVLAQLTNASKAQVNEAVQAARIAFESEEWRQVKAFERGQLLLELAQYIRMHAEEWSLLECRDVGKPLTQARADVEAAARYFEFYGGAADKLMGDTIPIEDGILNAVVLEPVGITVHIVPWNYPLQITARSVAAAIATGNAVIVKSAEDTPLTTHAMTQWFARKFPKGIFQHITGLGREVGPLLTRHPDINHITFTGSVATGIEVMKAAAQNIVPVTLELGGKSPNIVFADAPMEQALEGVVRAIIQNAGQTCSAGARLLIEEDAKALFIKRLVDRFQTLKIGPGEADVDMGPLLNERQYVKISSLLQQAKEDGYVITGGDTLTIKGYEKGYYIQPTILDGVDADAELAQEEIFGPVLTILTFSTVEEAITLANGTDYGLVAGVWSKDLDTAHYVASRVKAGQVFVNNYGAAGGIQMPFGGYKKSGIGREKGFVALRNYTQMKNIAIRYATPERT, via the coding sequence ATGCAAATTATACCGATGCTAATAAATGGAAAGTGGGTACAAGGAGACGGTCAGGCGTTTATAGATGTGGTCAATCCTTCTACTGGTGAAGTACTTGCGCAACTAACAAATGCTAGTAAGGCACAGGTAAACGAGGCGGTACAAGCAGCGCGTATTGCTTTTGAAAGTGAAGAGTGGCGCCAAGTGAAAGCTTTTGAGCGTGGTCAATTATTACTCGAACTAGCACAGTATATTCGCATGCATGCTGAAGAATGGAGTTTGCTAGAATGTCGGGATGTTGGAAAGCCCTTAACACAAGCACGTGCCGATGTTGAAGCAGCAGCACGTTACTTTGAGTTTTACGGTGGGGCTGCCGATAAACTGATGGGAGACACGATCCCTATCGAAGACGGTATATTAAATGCTGTCGTGCTAGAGCCTGTAGGGATTACCGTCCATATTGTACCGTGGAATTATCCTTTACAAATTACGGCAAGAAGCGTTGCCGCAGCAATTGCAACAGGAAATGCAGTCATTGTCAAAAGTGCGGAAGATACCCCATTGACAACGCATGCTATGACACAATGGTTTGCCCGAAAATTCCCAAAAGGGATTTTCCAACATATTACGGGATTAGGTCGTGAGGTAGGCCCGCTGTTAACGAGGCATCCTGATATTAATCATATTACATTTACTGGTTCTGTTGCTACGGGTATAGAAGTGATGAAAGCCGCAGCCCAAAACATCGTACCTGTCACATTAGAACTCGGTGGAAAGTCCCCGAATATTGTGTTTGCGGATGCACCAATGGAACAGGCATTAGAAGGCGTAGTCCGTGCCATTATTCAAAATGCGGGGCAAACATGCTCTGCTGGTGCGCGCTTACTAATTGAAGAAGATGCAAAAGCGTTGTTTATCAAGCGGTTAGTTGACAGGTTTCAAACTTTAAAGATTGGCCCGGGGGAAGCGGATGTCGATATGGGCCCATTATTAAATGAACGGCAATATGTAAAGATTTCCTCACTGTTGCAACAAGCAAAAGAGGATGGTTATGTGATCACAGGTGGTGACACGCTAACAATTAAAGGCTATGAAAAAGGTTACTATATCCAACCAACGATTCTCGATGGCGTAGATGCCGACGCTGAACTGGCGCAGGAGGAAATTTTCGGACCGGTGTTAACTATATTGACATTTTCAACAGTGGAGGAAGCAATTACCTTAGCCAATGGTACGGATTATGGATTAGTAGCTGGTGTTTGGTCTAAAGATTTAGACACGGCTCATTATGTCGCTAGCCGAGTGAAGGCAGGACAAGTATTTGTCAATAATTATGGCGCAGCAGGTGGGATTCAAATGCCGTTTGGTGGTTATAAAAAGAGCGGAATTGGTCGTGAAAAAGGCTTTGTGGCACTAAGAAATTATACCCAAATGAAAAATATTGCGATACGCTATGCAACACCTGAGCGTACGTGA
- a CDS encoding ABC transporter ATP-binding protein, translating into MEQAQDKQVLLEVKQLHVQFHLKNGKKAKVVDDVSFVIYKGETVALVGESGSGKSMTSLSIMRLLPMPPGEISAGSITLNDKNLLAMNNKEMSKIRGNEVSMIFQEPMTSLDPVFTIGNQMMEAIRRHQKISAKQAKEKSLQLLKEVGIANAEKVLTEYPHQLSGGMRQRVMIAIAMSNNPQLLIADEPTTALDVTVQAQILTLMMKLKKEQQSAILFITHDMSVVAETADRVMVMYAGQIVEQAPVRALFLEPKHPYTIALLKTMPTLETDIKRLPSIPGTVPPAYALPEGCRFAPRCPFVMEHCRHVLPEVTLLQHQHLVRCHLYTEEGALVNDGQRSIT; encoded by the coding sequence GTGGAACAAGCACAAGACAAGCAAGTGTTATTGGAAGTAAAGCAATTACACGTCCAATTTCATTTAAAAAATGGGAAAAAGGCAAAAGTAGTCGATGATGTAAGCTTTGTTATTTATAAAGGTGAGACGGTAGCCCTTGTAGGAGAATCAGGCAGTGGCAAGAGTATGACATCGCTGTCAATCATGCGCTTGCTTCCGATGCCTCCTGGAGAAATATCCGCCGGTTCCATTACATTAAACGATAAAAATCTACTCGCTATGAATAATAAAGAAATGAGTAAGATTCGAGGCAATGAAGTGAGCATGATTTTTCAAGAACCGATGACATCACTTGACCCCGTTTTTACCATTGGCAATCAAATGATGGAAGCGATTCGTAGGCATCAAAAAATATCTGCAAAACAAGCGAAAGAAAAGTCACTACAACTATTAAAAGAAGTGGGTATCGCCAATGCAGAAAAGGTTCTCACTGAATACCCGCATCAGTTATCGGGTGGCATGCGACAACGTGTGATGATTGCTATTGCAATGTCCAATAATCCTCAACTATTGATTGCAGATGAGCCGACAACGGCATTGGATGTTACGGTGCAAGCACAAATTTTAACGTTAATGATGAAGCTGAAAAAAGAACAGCAATCAGCCATTTTGTTTATTACACATGATATGAGTGTTGTTGCTGAAACCGCAGATCGCGTCATGGTGATGTATGCTGGGCAAATTGTGGAGCAAGCGCCTGTTCGTGCGTTATTTCTCGAACCGAAACATCCCTATACAATTGCCTTATTAAAAACGATGCCTACCTTAGAAACTGATATAAAAAGGTTACCATCTATCCCAGGCACTGTACCACCTGCCTATGCATTACCAGAAGGCTGTCGTTTTGCACCACGTTGTCCATTTGTGATGGAGCATTGCCGTCATGTTTTACCAGAAGTTACGTTGTTGCAGCATCAACATCTTGTAAGGTGTCATTTATACACGGAGGAAGGGGCATTGGTAAATGACGGACAAAGAAGTATTACTTGA
- a CDS encoding dipeptide ABC transporter ATP-binding protein — translation MTDKEVLLEIHHLKAYFPVKRKSMKEAKKVVKAVDDISIDIFRGETLGIVGESGSGKSTFGRAILKLVEPTAGEILYKGQAIHHLKGSELQKYRNQMQMIFQDPFASLNPRMRIGAIIDEPMALQLPLTKEQRKKRVRELLQKVGLPEDAMHKFPHEFSGGQRQRIGIARALAINPEFIIADEPVSALDVSIQSQVLNLMMDLQDEFQLTYLFISHDLSVVKHISDRVAVLYLGRIVEVGTKKELYAHPLHPYTQALLSAIPVVNFDEPKQLVPLQGELPSPMNPPIGCVFHTRCPFVMEQCRLARPPLQQKNEHQQVACFLYEK, via the coding sequence ATGACGGACAAAGAAGTATTACTTGAAATTCATCATTTAAAAGCTTATTTTCCTGTGAAACGTAAGTCTATGAAAGAAGCAAAAAAAGTCGTTAAGGCTGTTGATGATATTTCAATTGACATCTTCCGAGGGGAGACACTTGGTATCGTTGGGGAATCAGGGTCTGGAAAGTCAACATTTGGGCGCGCGATATTAAAGCTTGTTGAACCGACAGCTGGAGAAATTTTGTATAAAGGCCAAGCCATTCATCATTTGAAGGGGAGCGAATTGCAAAAATATCGCAACCAAATGCAAATGATTTTTCAAGATCCCTTTGCATCGTTAAATCCACGCATGCGTATAGGCGCCATTATTGACGAACCAATGGCTTTACAACTGCCTTTAACGAAAGAGCAGCGTAAAAAACGGGTCAGAGAACTATTACAAAAGGTTGGTTTACCGGAAGATGCTATGCACAAATTTCCCCATGAATTTTCAGGTGGGCAAAGACAACGAATAGGCATTGCCCGAGCACTTGCCATCAATCCGGAGTTTATCATAGCAGATGAGCCAGTTTCTGCTTTAGATGTGTCCATACAATCACAAGTATTAAACTTGATGATGGATTTACAGGATGAATTTCAATTAACGTATTTATTTATTTCCCATGATTTAAGTGTTGTCAAACATATTAGCGATCGTGTTGCAGTGCTGTATTTAGGAAGGATTGTGGAAGTAGGCACCAAAAAAGAATTGTATGCACATCCACTTCATCCATATACACAAGCATTACTTTCTGCGATTCCTGTTGTGAATTTTGATGAACCGAAGCAATTAGTCCCATTACAGGGGGAACTACCAAGCCCGATGAATCCACCGATTGGTTGCGTGTTTCATACGCGCTGTCCGTTTGTCATGGAGCAATGTCGGCTAGCACGGCCTCCATTGCAACAAAAAAATGAGCATCAGCAAGTAGCGTGCTTTTTATATGAAAAATAA
- a CDS encoding P1 family peptidase, which translates to MFGNITDVPGVKVGHAEDRGGITGCSVILVEDGAVCGVDVRGSAPGTRETDALDPINEIQQVHGICLAGGSAFGLDAATGVMHYLEEQGVGVDAGVTKIPIVPSAVLFDLFIGDAHIRPSAQMGYEAARNAKIGAFVNGNIGAGYGATVGKLAGPQFCMKGGLGSSSLVGKDGLIVGAMVAVNAVGDVKDPTTRTTIAGARNRATGQWLDSCSHLEEHGQSQALAGTNTTIGVVAMNAKLTKAEAKKIAQLAQNALARTIYPVHTMLDGDTIFVLGTGQQTYPVDYIGHLATKVVEEAIIAGVKGATQLEDVASYTSIQQQNKGGEIL; encoded by the coding sequence ATGTTTGGCAATATTACCGATGTACCAGGCGTGAAAGTAGGACATGCGGAAGATAGAGGAGGCATCACGGGATGCTCCGTTATTTTAGTGGAAGACGGTGCTGTTTGTGGTGTCGACGTGCGAGGCTCTGCACCAGGCACACGTGAAACAGATGCATTGGATCCTATTAATGAAATTCAACAAGTGCATGGCATTTGTTTAGCGGGCGGCAGTGCATTTGGTTTGGATGCCGCAACAGGTGTCATGCATTACTTAGAAGAACAAGGTGTAGGGGTAGATGCAGGTGTTACCAAAATACCAATTGTACCTAGTGCGGTATTATTTGATTTATTTATTGGTGACGCACATATAAGACCATCAGCTCAGATGGGGTATGAAGCAGCGAGAAATGCCAAGATTGGTGCTTTTGTAAATGGCAATATAGGCGCAGGCTATGGTGCAACAGTTGGCAAATTAGCAGGTCCACAATTTTGTATGAAAGGGGGTTTAGGCAGTAGTTCGCTTGTAGGGAAGGATGGGCTTATCGTAGGGGCTATGGTAGCGGTCAATGCAGTAGGCGATGTAAAGGACCCTACTACTCGAACAACGATTGCTGGGGCGCGTAACCGAGCAACAGGGCAATGGCTGGATAGTTGTTCCCATTTAGAAGAGCATGGTCAATCGCAGGCACTCGCGGGTACCAATACGACCATTGGCGTTGTTGCGATGAATGCAAAGTTAACAAAGGCAGAGGCGAAAAAAATCGCCCAACTAGCACAAAATGCCTTAGCACGTACGATTTATCCTGTCCATACAATGCTAGATGGCGATACGATTTTTGTTTTAGGCACAGGACAGCAAACCTACCCAGTGGACTATATTGGACATTTAGCAACAAAGGTCGTGGAGGAAGCGATTATTGCTGGTGTTAAAGGTGCTACTCAATTAGAGGATGTAGCAAGTTATACAAGTATACAACAACAGAATAAAGGGGGAGAAATACTTTGA